The DNA window TAATCGGAGTCGTTTTCGCCTTGCTGGCGGCAGGTCTCGCCGCCGTGATTGCCATCGGATTCCTGATGCAAAAACGCCAGGCCCTGGGCCGTACCGATGCCGTGCAGCGTTTCACCCAGCGACGGGAGGAGCTGGAGACCCTGTTTTTTGAACAGGCCGCCGCCAGCGGCAGGCCCCGCGGTTTAGCCTGGGTCGACTGCGACTTTGGCGCCGACCAGATCTATGCGCGCGACCGGAATTCCGGCCAGCTGCGGGCCCTGGTCCCCGTCACCATTCGCTTTGAAGCCGTCGCCGGCGGCGGGATGGAAGATAATCCCAACGTCGCCAATTTGAGAGCGGCGACCGCCGTATTTCACTACGACGGTCGCGAATGGTCAACCACCGGCCAGGTGATCTTTAACCTCGAGCCGGCCGAAGCCCTGCAGCATTTCCAGCATGAACTGGAACCGTGGGACGTAGCAGGCCCTTAGGCGCAGTACGCTCGCTATAGCGAGGCCGTTACTCCCGCATCCCTTCCAGGAATCCCTGGTCGAACTCGCTCAGCTGGCTGACTTCGACGCGGAAACGCTCGCCGTTGCTGTCTTCCAGCCGCAGGCTGCCGTCGGCCAGGCTGAGGTGCTTCCCTTCGATGGCGTACGTGCCGCTGGCGTCTTTCCAGGTGCGCAGTTCGTTCATTGCCTGGGGATTGGTAATCGCGGCCACAAAGCCCTGGTCGCGATCGCTCAATTTGTCGAACGCGATGCGGAGCCGCTTGCCGTCGGCAGTGACCAGTCGAACGTGGCCGTCGGTCTCCTCCAGCAACTGGGCCCTCATCGAAAACTTCCCGCTACGATCCCACCACTCCCGTTCCGCGCTGACCGGCGCCGGCGCATCGCCCGGCGCGGTCCATTCATCGCGAGGCTTGTCATCGCGAGGCTGGCTGTCGGTCGCCGGGCCGCCTTCTGCGGGCAAACCACTACCTGGGGCGCCCAATGGCGACGGGCTGACTCCCGGCCCACTCATGCTGGAAGGATCCATGCCGGGGCGATCCAGCCCCGGATCAGGGGCGCCCGGGGCGAAAGAACCCGGTGTTTCCGCTGCGGGCGAACCGACTCCAGGCGAGCTCGGGACGTCGGCTCCCGGCGCCCCAAATCGCGGTGCTTCCCGATCCGATGCGGCGCCGCCTGGCGACCCAGCCGGCGGCAAGGCGGGAAACTGTGTTCGCGGCGTAAAAGTATCTCCACCGGGCGCATTCCCCGGTTCCGCCCCGCCGGGTGCGAAGCGGGAACCCGGACTGAACGGGCTTGGCTTCACGGCTCCGCCAGGAGCCGGCAACGGCGCGGCGCCTGGCTGCAAGGGGCCCGTCGGCGGAGCACTGATGGCCGGTCCGCCAAAATCGGGAGCGCTGTCTGGAGCTCCCAGGCCGGGTGTTCCTGCAGCCGGCTCACTGCCAAAGGCGCTCGAGCCCGGACTGCCCAGAACCGGTGCGCTGGCCCCCGGCTTGCCGAAGTCCATCGGCGGTAAACTCGAGTCGCCGAGCGGAGGTTTTGCGGCCGGTCCGCCCAGCGGGTCGGTATCGGAAGCGCCGGCTTCTGCGGAGCCGCTCAGAGGTGCGAAGCCACCGCCCGAACCCGACGTGGTCGGAGGATCGGTGATTCCCCCGGGAACCGGCTGGACGCGAAACGAATTATCGTCCTGGCCAAAGTCTCCGCCCGACGGCGGGGCCGGCGGTTGGGGCAGGGTGTCGGTAGCAGCCATCGCCGGGCCGCCCGGTGCGACCGTCCGATTCGTAATCGCGGCCGGTTCCTGATGCTGTCCGGCCGACGCATCTTCGGTCAGCGAGCTTTCCAGGGGCGGAGCAGGCGGCGGCGACAGTTTGTCATCGTCGCTGGCTTGCTGGTTTACCAGATGCTCTGCTTCGCTGGGGGCGGCGTCTGGTTCCGCTTGTTCCGCAGCGGGTTTTGCCGGTTTGCCGTCTGCAACCAGATCGACGCGTTCGCCGCAACCGATCGTCGCGACTGTCGCACAGCCTAGAAAAATCCACGGCCTCCACACAGCACCCATGACACACTCCCGTCGACTGACTTTTTTAACGATGGTATCCATCCTTCTCATTATCCGCGTTATGCCGCGCCGCCTCAAGGGATTCAACGCCTGGTCCGGCGGATTCTGGACTCGCGACCTGATAACCGGCTCGAGTGTCTTATTTTCTCAATCCAGGCGGCTAATTGTACGAAAAAGTTGTCCCGCCGCCGGAAGAAATCTACAGTAGCAGGGGGGAAGCCCCTGCGCAATGGCGCCGCAGGGCGTCCGCTTTTTCGCCAAGGGAACGTACCTCGAAACCTGGCCGTGCTACGGTCTTCCCCAGGAAAAACATCCGCATTTCCCCCTGAACAGGCTCACCGCCTGCGGTTTGAACAGCTTCGGCAAGCTGCGAGGCCTTTCGTCTCCAGCCCCAGGTCGACAAGATGGCTGAGGCTCCGTCGACTCGACACGATGGATACGACGGCAATTTGCAACGGACGGTGATTCACGCGTATTCCCCGCAGGGAGGGATCGCGGCAACACAGGAAATTAATATGAATCTGTTCCTTTGGGTGGCGATCGCAGGTGCGGGACAGCTGGCCGAACCAGCGACCGCTCCGGCCGACGTCGTGATTGAACACTGCCTGGTATCCCTGATCGAACAAGCCCAGGTGCCAGCCGAAGAAGCCGGCAGCCTGCGGCAGATCCTGGTCGCCGAAGGCGCCCGAATCAAGAAGGGGCAGCTGCTCGCCCAGATCGACGATCGCCAGGCCCTGGCCCAGCAGAAAGTGGCCGAGCGGGAATGGACGGCCGCACAGAAAATGGCCGGCGATAACGTCAAAGTCCAGGCAGCCGCCGCCGAAGCGCTCGTCGCCGAGTCGCAGTTCCTCCAGGGGTCCGACCTGCCCTCCCACGATCGCGAAGGCGAACTGTCCGACCGCCTGCTCCGTCGGCTGCTGCTCGCCCCCCGCCGGGCCGGCCTGTTGACCCAGGCGGCCCAGCTGGATTTTTCCCTGGCGGCGCTGCGCAGCGATGTCAGCGAAGCCGAAGTCGACCAGGCGCGCCTCAGCGTGGAACGCCGCCGTATCCTGGCGCCCATGTCGGGCGTGGTGGTGCAAACGTATCGCCATGTGGGGGAATGGGTCCAGCCGGGCGACGCGGTGATGCACATCGTCGGCATGGAAAAATTACGGATCGAAGGCTACGTGCCGGCCGCTGAAATCTCGCCCCAGGAGGTGATCGGCAAGCCGGTGACAATCGCCGTGCGCCTCGCCCGCGGTCAGCAGAAGGTGCTCACTTCCCGCATTGAACACGCCAGCCCGCTGGTGGAAACCTCCGGCGGCTATCGGGTCTGGGCGCTGGTCGATAATCCGGAAGAAGGCGGCTACTGGGTGCTGCGACCCGGACTGGCTGCCACCATGACGATTCACCTGTAGGGCGACAACGCCCCGCCTGCCGTTGCTCCGGCGCAGCCCTGAGTTGCCGCATAATCGGCTCAAACCACAAGCTGATTATCCCAAGGGCCATGTTTGCCGGGCGAAACACTTTCTCATTGGTCGATTTCCCGGACCGTGCGAGCATAGTAGTTAAACCCGTCGTCCCCTCCCGGCTGGTTGTGCCAGGCGGATCGGCGCATGACGCTTCTCTCAAAACTGAATTTTTAAACGCCCGCGGCGAACTGAATGTCGTCGCCCTGGAGCAACTGATATGTGCGGCATTGTCGGATACGTAGGACCCAACCCAGCGATTGATTTCCTTCTGGCCGGACTGCAGCGGCTGGAGTACCGCGGCTACGATAGCGCCGGTGTCGCCGCCCTGGCTGACGGCCGGCTGCAGGTCGTGAAGACGGCCGGGCGCCTTGCCAACCTGGAAGCGGCCCTGCAGGAAACGCCCTTGACGGGCAACGTCGGCATCGGGCATACCCGCTGGGCGACGCATGGGCCCGCTTCGCAGAAGAACGCCCATCCTCACCTGGGCGGCGAGGGCGAAGTGGCCGTGGTGCATAACGGCGTGATCGAAAACCATTCGTCCTTGCGAGCCCGACTGACGGCCGCCGGCTATCTCTTCCACAGCGAGACCGACACGGAAGTGATCGGGCATCTGCTGGCCGAAGCGATCAAATCAACACCGCGAAACTTTTCGCAGGATTCCTCAGCGACGAACGGCGACAACCACGAGCGCACGAACCCCACCTCCGCACACGTCCCGCCCGAGGTGCAGGACTGGGCCTTGACCGTAGTGAAGAAGGCGATTGCCTGTTTGACGGGCGCTTACGGTCTGGCGATCCTGTTCCGCGACGCGCCGGGCCTGCTGGTCGCCGCCCGCTGCGGCAGTCCGCTGGTGCTGGGCGTCGGCGAAGGGGAGCACTACCTTGCCAGCGATGCTTCGCCGCTGGCCGGTCGCGTCGAACAGATCGTTTATCTGGCCGACCATGAAATCGCCCTGCTGACGGCGACCTCGCTGCGTGTCGCCCATCAGGAGTCGGGGCATGTGGAGCATCGCCTGGGCCCCATCCCCGTGCAGCCGGGCGAAGTGGACCGCGGCGGCTTTGACCACTACATGCTGAAAGAGATCTTCGAGCAGCCCGAATCGCTTCGCAACACCATGCGCGGCCGGCTCGACTTCGAAAACGCGACGGCCGTTTTTGGCGGATTGAACCTGACGCCCCAGCAACTGCAGGGCGTCAACAAGATCGTCCTCACCGGCTGCGGCACCAGCTGGCATTCGGCGCTCGTCGGCGAGTACATGATCGAGGAGTTCGCCCGGATCCCGGTCGAAGTCGAATACGCCAGCGAACTGCGGTATCGCAACCCGCCGATGGAGCCCGGCACGTTGCTGTTCGCCATTACGCAAAGCGGCGAAACGGCCGACACGCTGGCCGCCCTGCGCGAAGTCAAACGGCGGGGACATCCGACCCTGGCCATTTGCAATGTGGTCGGCAGCACGATCGCCCAGGAGGCCGACGGCGGCGTGTACCTGCACGCCGGGCCGGAAGTCGGCGTCGCTTCGACCAAGGCTTATACCTCGCAGGTCGCCACGCTGATGCTGCTGGCCTTGTACTTTGGCCGCTTGCGACATGTGGGGCCGCGCACCGGCCGCCGGGTGATTGAAGCGATGCGGCAGCTGCCCGACCTGGCCGCCAGGGCGCTGGAAACAAACGACGCCGTGCAGCGCATCGCGACCAAATACGCCGAGTGTCGCAACTTTTTATATCTGGGCCGGCAGTACAACTTCCCCTCCGCACTGGAAGGGGCGCTCAAACTGAAAGAGATCAGCTACATCCATGCCGAAGGCTATCCGGCCGCCGAAATGAAGCATGGGCCGATCGCCCTGATTGAAGAAGATACGCCCAGCGTGTTCCTCGTGACGCGGGACGCGGTGTACGACAAGGTGCTGGCCAATCTGGAAGAGGTCAAAGCCCGCCGCGGCCCGGTCATCGCCGTGGTGGAAGAAGGCGACACCGAAGCGGCCAGCCTGGCCGACGATGTGATCGTCATTCCGCGGACGCCCGATTTCCTGCAGCCGATCATCACGGCGATTCCACTGCAGCTGCTGGCGTATCATATCGCCGTGCTGCGGGGCTGCGATGTTGACAAGCCTCGTAATCTGGCCAAGAGCGTGACCGTCGAGTAGCCTGTTCACGACAGCCGCGCTGCGTCGAACGCCCTGGGACGCGTTCGGAGCACGGCTGCCGATATGGACTGGCGAATGACTGGCAACGCACAACGCATTCTGATTTTTGGCGGCATTGTCTGCGCCTGCCTCACTTACGCAGGCCTGCGTTTCTGGGCCGAACTGGATCAGCCGGCCGCCGTCACCGCGGCCGTCACCACGCTGTGCGCCCTGTGGTGGTGCACCGAAGCGATCCCGATCGCCGTCACGGCGTTGCTGCCGTTCGTCATGTTTCCCTTATGCGGCGTGCTGGATGACCAGCAGCTGGCGGCCGCCTACGGGGACGATCTGGTGCTGCTGTTTCTGGCCGGCTTTATCATTTCTAAAGCGGCTGAGAAATCCAAGACGCATCTGCGCGTCGCGCACGGCATGCTGCGTCTGCTGGGAACGGGCTCCCAAAGACGCCTGGTGCTGGGCTTCATGCTGGCTCCGGCGGTCTGCAGTATGTGGATTTCCAATGCGGCCACGGCGCTGATCATGCTGCCTGTCGCGCTGGCCGCGCTGGAGCAGCAGAAGGACCGCCGGCTGGAGGCGCCATTGCTGCTGGCGGTGGCTTACGGCTGCAGTATCGGCGGCATGGCGACGATCATCGGCACGCCGCCCAATGCGGTGTTTGTCGGCGTGTATCGCGATTTCACCGACAAGAGCGTCGACTTCCTGTCCTGGATGGCGGTCGGCGCCCCGGTGACCGTGCTGATGCTGATCGCAGCCGGCGCGCTGCTCACGCGGGGACTGGGCCGCGGCTCGGAATATGAGCTGCAGGATCTGGGCCCCTGGAAGCCGGCCCAGCGGCGGATGCTGCTGGTGCTGGGCTGCACGGCCCTGCTGTGGATGCTGCGGAAGTCGCCGGCCGGCGGCTGGTCGGCCTGGCTGGGGAACGCTGCGATTTCGCCCGAGCATTACGCCGGCGACGCGACCATCGGTCTGGCGGCCGTGGTGCTGATGTTCCTGATCCCCAGCGGCGAAGTCGACAAAGAAGGCCGGAGCACGGCCCTGCTGGATTGGGAGACGGCCGTCCGCATCCCCTGGGGCATCCTGCTGCTCTTCGGCGGCGGACTGGCGATCGCTTCGGCCTTTCAATCGACTGGCCTGGGCGAACTCATCGGCGCCAACCTGGCCATGCTGCAGCACTTCCCGCCGATCCTGATCATTGGCGTCATCTGCCTGGCCGTGACCTTTCTGACCGAGCTGACCTCCAACACGGCGACTACCACGTTGCTGATGCCGATCCTGGCTGCCGCAGCCCAAGGCGCCGGCCTGGAACCGGCTGTGTTAATGGCGCCGGCCGCCCTGTCCGCCAGTTGCGCGTTCATGCTGCCGGTCGCCACGCCGCCCAATGCGATTGTGTTCGGCTCGAACCGTTTGACCATTCCACAAATGGCCCGTCCTGGCTTTGTGCTGAACCTGATCGGCGTGGTCGTCATCACAGGCGTCTGCTACTTCGTCGTCGATTTCGAGCACGGCATCGGCAGTCCTGCTGAGAAAGCAGCGCCCGTCGAAACGACGGCTGAAAGTCCGTCTGAACCCGCTCCCGATTCACCGCCGCAGACCGACAAGGCGGCTCCCTGATCCCTTCTGTCCCTCTTCTTTTTTCCAAGGCGGCCCGATGAAATCCTTTTTCCCCTTTACGCTTCGCGGCTTACGTTTGCTGGCTGGCGTCTTCTGCCTGGTCCTGCTCGGTTCGCTCCTCCAGGCAGCCGAGAAAAAGCCGTTGTCCCTGCACTGGGAGAAGAACTACCTCACCATCCAAGGCGACTTTGCCGGCGGCGAGGTGAAAATTCTTTACCTGGAAGCGTACTGCCGGCCTGGCTCGACCGACCGAGTGTGGGGCGATACCGTCATTCCGCACCAGGCCGAGCTGCTGTCGGCCAGCCAGGACGGACAAGAAATCAAACTGCGCGACACGCTCCGCGACGGCGTCGTGGTCGATCACCTGATCACCGCGGGCGAAGATACGGTATCGTTCCAGCTGAAAGCCCATAACCCGACCGACCAGCCTTCCGATGTCGACTGGGCCCAGCCCTGCATGCGGGTCGAACACTTCACCGGAACCGATACCCGCCAGGCCCGCGAGGCCCTGCCGCCCTACATCCGCAAGTGCTTTTTGTATATCGACGGCAAGCAGCAACGCCTGCCGACCACCCCCTGGGCGACCGAGGCCCGTTACACGCCCGGCCAGGTGTATCGGGCGCCGGGCGTGCCTGCGGGCGACGTCAATCCGCGTCCGCTGAGCTCGCTCGTTCCGTCCAACGGTCTGACCGGCTGTTACAGCGCCGACGGCAAGCAGATCCTGGCCGTCGCCTGGGAGCCGTACCAGGAGATCTTCCAGGGCGTCATCACCTGCCTGCACAGCGACTTCCGCATCGGCGGCCTGAAACCGGGCGAAACGAAGCAGATCCGCGGCAAGATCTACATCACCGACGCCAACGAACCGAAGCTCCGCCAGCGCTACGAAAACGACTTCCCGGAGCAGGCCAAGGGAGCCTCGCAAGCGGCCGCTTCTGCGCAGAAGTAAGGACGTCCGGCCGGCTTACAGCCAGATGCGCAGGCCAGCGACGATGCCTTCGCTGCGGAAGTCGCCGATGCGAAAGTAATCGTAGCCGGTAAAGACTTCGACCCGGTGGTAGTGCAGGCCGATGGTTCCTCGGAGGTGCACGAGCGTTTCGCGACCCATAACGAGGTGCGACAATCCTTCCCAGGCGGCTGATCGGGTTCGGCGAAATCGGGCGGCAACCGACGGATTTCGCCGCTTCCTGTTCCGGGAAACTCCTGGGCGAACACGCCGCGCATCGAAGCTAGCATCGCCAGCAGTAGCAATGCCAGCGGGACGGCCCGCTTCAAGCGACTTGCTGACCACCCAAAGCTACTGCTTTTTGTCGTCATTCTGTCCGCCCAGCTGCTTCGCTTTCCTGCCGCCTGCGATGGGGGAACCGAGCCTCTCCCCAGTCGGCACAGGAGTAGCAATCCGCATAATGTGCGTCAATGTCAATCTTGATTAACACCCGAAGCGTAGCCGCAAGTACTTTTGTTGATTCATCTTGCGCAGGTATCTCTGGTGCACACCGGGTTGCATTCCTGCCTCGGTGATCAGCAGGGGAAGAAGGCCCCCGGAAGACCAGTTTCCGGACGCACAACCCTGCTTCTCCCAATTTTCACGAGTGAATTCGCTTCAAGCCCGTTGACGACTCTTGGGGACTCCAATTATGTTCGTTTAGAATGTTTTCTGATCACTGTATTTCAGAATCTAATTCCAGCCGTTTCCACTTAGCCGATTTGTCCGCGTATGCATGTTAAATCGCTCAAGGTATTCTGCGACGTTGTCAGCCGGCGTAGTTTTTCGCGCGGCGCCGACGAAAATGGTATATCGCAGTCCGGAGCGAGCCAGATGGTGCATCAGCTGGAAAAAGGCCTGGGAGCGAAACTGATCGACCGCTCGAAACGGCCCTTTGTGCTGACCCCGGCGGGCGAAATCTACTACGACGGCTGTCGTAAACTGGTGCAGCATTATTTTGCACTGGAAGAAGAAGTGATGGCCCTGCATCAGAAGGCCTCGGGCCAGGTGCGGATTGCCTCGATTTATTCGATCGGTCTCAGTAATCTCGATCGTTATGTGCAGGATTTCACGCGGGCGAACCCTGGCGCCAAGGTGCGGCTGGAGTACCATCATCCTGAGCGTGTCTGCGAAATGATCGAGAACGACGAAGTCGATCTGGGGTTGATCAGTTACGCGAAAAGCACCCGCACCATCACTGCCCAGCCGTGGTGCGAGGATCCCATGGTCGTGGT is part of the Lignipirellula cremea genome and encodes:
- a CDS encoding SHD1 domain-containing protein, which codes for MGAVWRPWIFLGCATVATIGCGERVDLVADGKPAKPAAEQAEPDAAPSEAEHLVNQQASDDDKLSPPPAPPLESSLTEDASAGQHQEPAAITNRTVAPGGPAMAATDTLPQPPAPPSGGDFGQDDNSFRVQPVPGGITDPPTTSGSGGGFAPLSGSAEAGASDTDPLGGPAAKPPLGDSSLPPMDFGKPGASAPVLGSPGSSAFGSEPAAGTPGLGAPDSAPDFGGPAISAPPTGPLQPGAAPLPAPGGAVKPSPFSPGSRFAPGGAEPGNAPGGDTFTPRTQFPALPPAGSPGGAASDREAPRFGAPGADVPSSPGVGSPAAETPGSFAPGAPDPGLDRPGMDPSSMSGPGVSPSPLGAPGSGLPAEGGPATDSQPRDDKPRDEWTAPGDAPAPVSAEREWWDRSGKFSMRAQLLEETDGHVRLVTADGKRLRIAFDKLSDRDQGFVAAITNPQAMNELRTWKDASGTYAIEGKHLSLADGSLRLEDSNGERFRVEVSQLSEFDQGFLEGMRE
- a CDS encoding efflux RND transporter periplasmic adaptor subunit yields the protein MNLFLWVAIAGAGQLAEPATAPADVVIEHCLVSLIEQAQVPAEEAGSLRQILVAEGARIKKGQLLAQIDDRQALAQQKVAEREWTAAQKMAGDNVKVQAAAAEALVAESQFLQGSDLPSHDREGELSDRLLRRLLLAPRRAGLLTQAAQLDFSLAALRSDVSEAEVDQARLSVERRRILAPMSGVVVQTYRHVGEWVQPGDAVMHIVGMEKLRIEGYVPAAEISPQEVIGKPVTIAVRLARGQQKVLTSRIEHASPLVETSGGYRVWALVDNPEEGGYWVLRPGLAATMTIHL
- the glmS gene encoding glutamine--fructose-6-phosphate transaminase (isomerizing), with translation MCGIVGYVGPNPAIDFLLAGLQRLEYRGYDSAGVAALADGRLQVVKTAGRLANLEAALQETPLTGNVGIGHTRWATHGPASQKNAHPHLGGEGEVAVVHNGVIENHSSLRARLTAAGYLFHSETDTEVIGHLLAEAIKSTPRNFSQDSSATNGDNHERTNPTSAHVPPEVQDWALTVVKKAIACLTGAYGLAILFRDAPGLLVAARCGSPLVLGVGEGEHYLASDASPLAGRVEQIVYLADHEIALLTATSLRVAHQESGHVEHRLGPIPVQPGEVDRGGFDHYMLKEIFEQPESLRNTMRGRLDFENATAVFGGLNLTPQQLQGVNKIVLTGCGTSWHSALVGEYMIEEFARIPVEVEYASELRYRNPPMEPGTLLFAITQSGETADTLAALREVKRRGHPTLAICNVVGSTIAQEADGGVYLHAGPEVGVASTKAYTSQVATLMLLALYFGRLRHVGPRTGRRVIEAMRQLPDLAARALETNDAVQRIATKYAECRNFLYLGRQYNFPSALEGALKLKEISYIHAEGYPAAEMKHGPIALIEEDTPSVFLVTRDAVYDKVLANLEEVKARRGPVIAVVEEGDTEAASLADDVIVIPRTPDFLQPIITAIPLQLLAYHIAVLRGCDVDKPRNLAKSVTVE
- a CDS encoding SLC13 family permease yields the protein MTGNAQRILIFGGIVCACLTYAGLRFWAELDQPAAVTAAVTTLCALWWCTEAIPIAVTALLPFVMFPLCGVLDDQQLAAAYGDDLVLLFLAGFIISKAAEKSKTHLRVAHGMLRLLGTGSQRRLVLGFMLAPAVCSMWISNAATALIMLPVALAALEQQKDRRLEAPLLLAVAYGCSIGGMATIIGTPPNAVFVGVYRDFTDKSVDFLSWMAVGAPVTVLMLIAAGALLTRGLGRGSEYELQDLGPWKPAQRRMLLVLGCTALLWMLRKSPAGGWSAWLGNAAISPEHYAGDATIGLAAVVLMFLIPSGEVDKEGRSTALLDWETAVRIPWGILLLFGGGLAIASAFQSTGLGELIGANLAMLQHFPPILIIGVICLAVTFLTELTSNTATTTLLMPILAAAAQGAGLEPAVLMAPAALSASCAFMLPVATPPNAIVFGSNRLTIPQMARPGFVLNLIGVVVITGVCYFVVDFEHGIGSPAEKAAPVETTAESPSEPAPDSPPQTDKAAP